In Acidobacteriota bacterium, the genomic stretch ACGCCGGATCACAAGGCAGTCGGACAACGCATGTTGTCGGCAGGGCTGTCTTCAATGCGACGGCAGCGGTCAGGAGGTCGGTCGAGAAGACGGCTGCGTCGATGCTCGAGGCTGCGCAAGAGGATATCGTCGTCGAGTCTGGCTTCGTTCAGGTCAGGGGCGTCCCATCATCCCGGATATCGTTGGCCGAAGTGGCGACGACCGCGATGTTCACCGACGGACCGATAGCCGCGAGTGCCTCGTACGTGACGCCGCCGCCGACATCTGACCCGACATGTGCCACCGGCATGCTGTTCTCCGCTTGGCCGATTCCGACATACCATGTCCACGTCGCGGAGGTCGAGGTCGATCCGGTGACGGGGAAGGTCGCCGTGCTGCGCTACGTCGTTGCCCAGGAGGTCGGCGGCATCATCAATCCTGACGGCGTCGAAGGCCAGATCCAGGGAGCGGTCGCGCAAGGTATCGGTCACGCGCTCTGGGAGCGCCTTGACATCGACGCTGGCAGGTACATGCAGCGGTCATTGGAGACGTACGGATTGCCGTTGGCCGTTGATATGCCAGACGTTGAGATGGTGCTGCTCGAACATGCAAGCGCAGCCGGACCCTACGGCGTGAAAGGTGTAGCAGAGCCGCCGATCGTTCCTGTCGCGGCCGCCATAGCGAATGCGGTGGCCGATGCGCTCGGGCAGCCGATCGATGAGCTTCCCATCACCCCCGAGGCGGTGCTCGATGCCCTTCAGGCGCAGTAAGAACGTCGAAATGAGGTCGCAGTGCGTGTAGGTGTCGACGTCGGTGGGACGAACACCGATGCGGTTGCGATGGAGGGGCGGTCGGTCCTTGGTGCGACGAAATCGCCGACAACGCCAGATGTCACCCTCGGGATCCTCACGGCTCTGAGGTCCCTCATCGATAGCGGCGTGCTCGTGCCGCGCGAGGTGACAAGCATCATGATCGGTACAACCCATTTCACCAATGCTCTCGTCGAGGCGAAGCGCTTGGCGCCGACAGCCGCCGTCAGAATCGGCCTTCCAGCCACCACCTCTCTGCCGCCGCTCGTCGATTGGCCGGCCCGGCTGCGCAGTGCGATCGGCGATCATGCGTATCTCTGTCACGGTGGGCATGAATTCGACGGTCGGCCCAGCGGTGCGCTTGATCGTGACGAGCTGAGACGTATCGCGGTCGACGCCGCGGCCAAGGGGATTCGCTCGATGGCCATCACATCCGTTTTCTCCCCGGTGAATGGCGAGTTCGAGCTTGAAGCCAGCGAGATCGTTAGGTCCGAGGTTCCTGAGATGGCTGTGAGCCTTTCGAAGGAGATCGGTCGAATCGGGTTGCTTGAACGGGAGAACGCGACGATCATCAACGCCTGTCTTCGGCCGCTGGCGGCGCGCATCATGGGTGCTATCGAGTCGGCTGTTGCGGAGCTTGCGATCGCCGCACCTCTCTACATCAGCTAGAACGACGGGACGCTGATGACTGCTGAGCACACGAAGCTGTATCCCGTGGCTACGTTCGCCTCGGGGCCGACGAACTCCATGCGTGGCGCCGCATTTCTCAGTGAGGTCAGTAACGGCGCCGTGGTCGACATCGGGGGAACCACCGCCGATATCGGAGTGTTGGTGAACGGTTTTCCGAGGGAGGCGTCGCTCACGGTGCAGGTCGGCGGAGTCCGCACCAACTTTCGAATGCCAGACGTGCTCTCTCTTGGAGTCGGCGGTGGAAGCATCGTACGCGATGTCGGAGACGGTGTCACGATCGGTCCCGACAGCGTCGGTTACGAGATCCCCTCGCGCGTCATCGTTTTCGGCGGTGACACGCTGACATGCACCGATGTGGCGGTAGTCGCGGGCCTGGCTGACATCGGTGACGCGAGCCGAGTGATGGACCTTGACCCGGGACTGGTGAAGAAAACCGTCGCAGAGATCCAGATCGCCATATTTGATGGTGTGGGCCGTATGAAGACGTCGGCGGAACCGATACCCGTGATCGTGGTCGGTGGGGGAGGTGTGTTGGTGGATGACGAACTCGAGGGCTCGTCGGTCGTTGTGCGTCCCGAGCACTTTTCGGTGGCGAACGCCATCGGCGCAGCGATTGCCCAGGTAGGAGGCGAGATAGATCGGATCTTCACCATCGCGATCGATGGGCGGGAGGCCGCTGTTGAAAAGGCGAAGGAAGAGGCCGCTCAGCAGGCGGTCGATACTGGTGCCGAACCCTCAACTGTTACGATCGTGGAGGTACCGCTGGCGTATCTTCCGAGCAACGCAGTCCGTATACGAGTCAAGGCTGTTGGCGACCTCCGGCAGTGAAAGTGAGGAGAACCCGTGGGCGATGATCGATACCTGGAAGGTCATACCGCGCTCGTCACGTCGTCATCACGAAACCTGGGTGCGGCGATAGTGAGAGCTCTTGCCAGCGCGGGAGCGGATGTTGTTGTCGTCTATCACGATTCTGTGGATGCAGCCACATCGTTGATCGCTGAGTTGTCACCTGGACGCCACAAGATGGTGTTCGGTGATACGTCTACAGATGGCGGCATCGAAGCCATGGTAGGCGTTGCCGTGGATGCGGCCAGCGGCGAAATCGATATCGTCATCAACAACTCGGGACCGTTCTCGATGGTACCGTTCGTAGAACTCGACCCTTCACAATGGGATCGTATCTGGACAGGTAACGTGAAGGCTGCCTATCTCACGACCAAGCTCCTCGCTCCGGCGATGAGTGACTGGGGTCGTATCGTCAACATCTCAGCGGGTTCCGCGTACATCCGGAGCCACTCGATATACACGCTCTCGAAGAACGCCATGATCACCTTGACAGAATTGTTTGCCATTGAGTTGGCTCCCACAGTGAATGTCAATTGCGTGGCGCCGGGTCAGATCCTCGAATCGCTCGCAGACGTGGCGGAGTTCGATCCGACGCTGGCCGAGCGAACGCTTGATGCGACGCCGTTGGGTCGCTTTGTCACGCGAAAGGAAGTGGCTCGCATTGTGGCGGAACTGTGTGGTCCCCGATTCGACGCCGTCACCGGTGTAACGATTCCGATCGATGGCGGCTGGCGGTTGCGAGCCTTCTAGTGGCCAGACGCAGAGAGCGAGAACCGATCCGACGGCACCCCGAGCGTCCCAACCGCTGGCAAGTCCGATATCGTGACCCGACGGGCGGCAGCGCTCAAGGAACTTCGCACGGAGGAAGGATGCCGAAGCGTTTCTTGGCGCCGTGCGTACCGATCTTCGCCGTGGTGAGTATGTTTACCCATTCGCCGGGAGACAGACATTCGCATCCTACGCAGCGACGTGGAAGACGCTGCGTGAGAATTCGGACCTGAAACCGTCAACTCTTGAGCGCGATAGGGATTACCTCAACCTGATGCTCCTGACATTCGGAAAACGACAGGTAAAGACGATCAAGCCAACTGAGATTGAGGTGTGGTTATCGACCCTTGAGTGTGCGTCATCGACGCGCGCAAAGGCCCTCCAGAAGCTTCGAGGAATCCTCGAACTCGCCCGCAAGGACGGAGCGTTCAAGGTCAATCCTGCGTCAGACGTGAAGCCGCCGAAGATTGTGTACGACAGGGTCGGCCGAGCACTGACGGACGATGAACCCCATGCCATCATTGAGGCTGCGGAGGTCGTGAACGAAGACCAGGCGTTGATCGTGTGGTTGATGGTCCGGAGTGGGATGCGAATCGGTGAAGCCACCGCCCTCAGACGCTCCGATATTGATTTCGATGAGGGCACCATTCGCATTGAGCGCACTCTGACGAAGGACGGACGTGAGAGCGCCGTGAAGGGTCGCAACCGCGCGGACGAGGGCCGAACCATCCCGATGTCTGACGATGTGGAGCGCCGCGTCAGACAGCACCTAGCCGCTCAGACGGTGACCCCGCTCGACGGACGGCTGGTGACCTCGCCTCGAGGCAAGCCAATCCGGTATGACAACTGGCGACGACGGGTCTGGTACGGGATCGTGGAACTCGCTGGTGTGGGGGATGTGCACGCGCACGATCTGCGCCACACATGCGCCACCTGGCTGTTCGTAGTCGACCGCTGGACACCGGGCGAGGTACAGGCCTTCCTCGGACACAAAGACCCCCGAGTCACGCTCGCGATCTACACCCACATCGACGCCGACCAACTGCCCAAACCGGCACCAATGTGGACACTTTGTGGACACCTGGGGACCTGACACGACCACCGAGTCAAGCGCTGCAACGGTTTCGGCCGTTTCGACGTACGCCCTTACAAGGAAGAAGTCGGCGGTTCGAATCCGTCAACACCCACTGCGAAGACTCCCGCACGCCGCATTGGAGGCGTGCAATGTTTCATTGCGGTACCCTCACTTCGGTGAGGCGACGCCTACGTGGTCGACGACTACGACTCCGATCCATGCGAGAATGGTTCCCGCTGCCTATGAAAGCTCATTGATGTCCGGCAACTCGATATTCACCATGACTGACACGGCCATTGTCACCGTGACGCATGTCGACGCGCCAGAAGTCGTGACCTCGGCCCATTTTGACGAAGTATTGACTGACACATACGAGCGCGTTGGTGCGCTCCCGGGGATGCTCCAGAGAATTGCCGGCATTCAAGAACGCCGATGGTGGCCTGAGGGGCATCTGTTCACCGACGCTGCCGCAGCCGCGGGGGCGAAGGCGATCGAGGGCAGCGGGGTGCGTGTTGAAGACATCGGTTTGCTGATCGACACGTCTGTGTGTCGCGACCGGCTCGAGCCCTCGTCAGCGGTAACCGTGCACAACACCCTTGGCCTCTCAAGTTCGTGCCTCAGTTTTGACCTCTCCAACGCGTGTCTCGGGTTTGTGAACGCCCTCCAGGTTGCCGGCAACATGATCAGCAGCGGTCAGATCGACTACGCGTTGATCGTCGACGGTGAAGGCAGCAGGCTTACACAAGAGACCACGTTGGCCAGACTGACTCGCCCCGACGTCACCCTCGACATACTGCTCGCTGAGTTTGCAACTTTAACTCTTGGATCAGGGGGAGCCGCGGCCGTCATTGGCCGGCATTCGGACAACCCCGGAAGTCACAAGGTGGTACGGGGCGTTGCCCGTGCCGACTCGAGTCACCATGACCTGTGTGTTGGCGACCTCACCCAGATGAGGACCGACTCACGAGGGCTTCTCGACGCTGGCCTTCATATTTCGAAACTCGTATGGGGTGGGGTCGACCAGTGGGGATGGATGGAGGCTGATCGCTACATCGTGCACCAGGTTTCGCAGATTCACACGAGGATGACGTGCGACGTTCTGGGGATAGATCGTGCAAAGATTCCACTCACATTCCCCTTCCTTGGGAACGTTGGTCCGGCCTCGATCCCGATCACGCTGTCGCTTGAGACGGAGTCGCTCGACGTTGGCGACACCGTGTTGCTGATGGGAATCGGGTCAGGAATCAACACATCGGTGATCGAACTGCTCTGGTGAGCCGCAGCTCGAAGTCTTCCGCATCGTTACCACCACCGGGCCTGTACGGGCTTGATCCGCAGTGGTCGCGGCTCGTAACAACTCCCGGAATCGACGAGACCGGGCGCACCTGGCACATACTTGACAAC encodes the following:
- a CDS encoding site-specific integrase, with amino-acid sequence MRTDLRRGEYVYPFAGRQTFASYAATWKTLRENSDLKPSTLERDRDYLNLMLLTFGKRQVKTIKPTEIEVWLSTLECASSTRAKALQKLRGILELARKDGAFKVNPASDVKPPKIVYDRVGRALTDDEPHAIIEAAEVVNEDQALIVWLMVRSGMRIGEATALRRSDIDFDEGTIRIERTLTKDGRESAVKGRNRADEGRTIPMSDDVERRVRQHLAAQTVTPLDGRLVTSPRGKPIRYDNWRRRVWYGIVELAGVGDVHAHDLRHTCATWLFVVDRWTPGEVQAFLGHKDPRVTLAIYTHIDADQLPKPAPMWTLCGHLGT
- a CDS encoding 3-oxoacyl-ACP synthase III, translating into MSGNSIFTMTDTAIVTVTHVDAPEVVTSAHFDEVLTDTYERVGALPGMLQRIAGIQERRWWPEGHLFTDAAAAAGAKAIEGSGVRVEDIGLLIDTSVCRDRLEPSSAVTVHNTLGLSSSCLSFDLSNACLGFVNALQVAGNMISSGQIDYALIVDGEGSRLTQETTLARLTRPDVTLDILLAEFATLTLGSGGAAAVIGRHSDNPGSHKVVRGVARADSSHHDLCVGDLTQMRTDSRGLLDAGLHISKLVWGGVDQWGWMEADRYIVHQVSQIHTRMTCDVLGIDRAKIPLTFPFLGNVGPASIPITLSLETESLDVGDTVLLMGIGSGINTSVIELLW
- a CDS encoding molybdopterin-dependent oxidoreductase, with amino-acid sequence MARSVYTNTAPTGAFRGVSGPHLVFALERHMDHIALELGMDRREFRLGALAHDGDAMLNGQVLEDASILAEAFAAVEDRAPWAELSKGPNRGVGIAATVWLTNPMPGQATVKLNEDGTLGVVTAATDNGSGAVTMGLRQIAAEGLGLFADQVVVSMPDTDVAAYDAGSQGSRTTHVVGRAVFNATAAVRRSVEKTAASMLEAAQEDIVVESGFVQVRGVPSSRISLAEVATTAMFTDGPIAASASYVTPPPTSDPTCATGMLFSAWPIPTYHVHVAEVEVDPVTGKVAVLRYVVAQEVGGIINPDGVEGQIQGAVAQGIGHALWERLDIDAGRYMQRSLETYGLPLAVDMPDVEMVLLEHASAAGPYGVKGVAEPPIVPVAAAIANAVADALGQPIDELPITPEAVLDALQAQ
- a CDS encoding SDR family oxidoreductase, with amino-acid sequence MGDDRYLEGHTALVTSSSRNLGAAIVRALASAGADVVVVYHDSVDAATSLIAELSPGRHKMVFGDTSTDGGIEAMVGVAVDAASGEIDIVINNSGPFSMVPFVELDPSQWDRIWTGNVKAAYLTTKLLAPAMSDWGRIVNISAGSAYIRSHSIYTLSKNAMITLTELFAIELAPTVNVNCVAPGQILESLADVAEFDPTLAERTLDATPLGRFVTRKEVARIVAELCGPRFDAVTGVTIPIDGGWRLRAF